A part of Thermococcus sp. LS1 genomic DNA contains:
- a CDS encoding indolepyruvate oxidoreductase subunit beta, which translates to MEFNLIITGVGGQGGLTLSRIVGNAAMVEGYNVRIGETLGMSQRYGSVLSYLRFGEEVYSPLIEEGKANLMLALEPAEALRNARFLGRNSYAIINAYPIHTATTLVGKEKYPELDEIKDAVGRICPVDMLNFQEEADKINPRTLGVLMLGYAYGKGLILLKKESLYEGIKATLREKLWEVNFKALERGIELAR; encoded by the coding sequence ATGGAGTTCAACCTCATAATCACTGGAGTTGGCGGCCAGGGTGGTTTGACCCTCTCGCGCATAGTAGGAAACGCCGCCATGGTCGAGGGATACAACGTTAGAATCGGTGAAACCCTCGGAATGAGCCAGAGGTATGGAAGCGTTCTCAGCTACCTCCGCTTCGGCGAAGAAGTCTACTCCCCGCTCATCGAGGAGGGGAAAGCGAACCTTATGCTCGCCCTCGAGCCTGCAGAAGCCCTCAGAAATGCCCGCTTTCTCGGGAGGAACAGTTATGCGATAATCAACGCTTATCCCATCCATACAGCAACGACCCTCGTTGGCAAGGAGAAGTACCCTGAGCTCGACGAAATTAAAGATGCCGTCGGTAGAATCTGCCCCGTTGACATGCTCAACTTCCAGGAGGAAGCCGACAAAATAAACCCAAGAACGCTGGGCGTCCTCATGCTCGGCTACGCCTACGGCAAAGGGCTGATTCTCCTCAAGAAGGAGAGCCTCTACGAGGGCATAAAGGCCACCCTCCGCGAAAAGCTCTGGGAGGTAAACTTCAAAGCCCTGGAGAGGGGCATTGAGCTTGCCCGCTGA
- a CDS encoding magnesium-dependent phosphatase-1 yields the protein MKLLVLDLDGTLWDHEDASLLMLPYEFYDDYLVDAYGEELHLFPGVREFIEWASERFILSIASWNLEEKVRPILEGFGLWNYFLFPKIEGHPDKANMILTTLWQLKSIGYEIEEVIYVDDRTLHLDKVLSKVPNVDFIHMWVDIKSFDELRKLLEV from the coding sequence GTGAAGCTGCTCGTTCTCGACTTGGATGGCACGCTCTGGGATCACGAAGACGCTTCACTCCTCATGCTACCCTACGAATTCTACGATGATTACCTCGTTGATGCCTACGGTGAAGAACTTCATCTGTTTCCAGGAGTTCGCGAGTTCATTGAGTGGGCGAGCGAGCGCTTTATACTCAGCATAGCCAGCTGGAATCTTGAAGAGAAGGTTAGGCCAATTCTCGAGGGTTTTGGATTGTGGAACTACTTCCTCTTCCCTAAAATCGAGGGGCATCCAGACAAAGCGAACATGATACTTACCACCCTCTGGCAGCTGAAGTCGATCGGCTATGAAATAGAGGAAGTCATCTACGTTGATGACAGGACGCTCCACCTAGATAAAGTCCTCTCGAAGGTCCCGAACGTTGATTTCATCCACATGTGGGTAGACATTAAAAGCTTTGATGAGCTTAGGAAACTTCTGGAGGTGTGA
- the lysS gene encoding lysine--tRNA ligase, which produces MVHWADYMAEKIIQERGDKEEYVVESGITPSGYVHIGNFREFFTAYIVGHALRDRGKKVRHIHMWDDYDRFRKVPKNVPSEWKEYLTMPVREVPDPWGCHDSYAEHFMSLFEKEVAKLGIEVDFLYASELYKSGEYAEDIRLALEKRNEIKAILDKYRERAKQPPLEESWQPVMVYCPKCRKEAEFVSWDGEWKVAYKCPHCGSEGETDIREGNVKLRWRVDWPMRWAHFSVDFEPAGKDHLAAGSSYDTGSEIVEKVFGKPAPLTLMYEFVGIKGEKGKMSGSKGNVILLSDLYEVLEPGIIRFIYAKHRPNKELKIDLGLGLLNLYDEFDKVERIYFGLEHAKNPEEEEELKRTYELSMPKVPERLIAQAPFRFLVTLVQMPHLDEDGITEVLKEQGHIPGELSEEDVERIRLRIELARNWIEKYAPDNVKFSILEEPPKVELTPEMKEALEEVANWLEANESFTVDELNNIIFDAAKKRSIPSKEWFRVLYNLFIGKDRGPRLAPFLASMNREFVIRRLRLEA; this is translated from the coding sequence ATGGTGCACTGGGCTGACTACATGGCTGAGAAGATCATCCAGGAAAGGGGAGACAAGGAGGAGTACGTGGTAGAGAGCGGCATAACCCCGAGTGGTTACGTTCACATAGGCAACTTCAGAGAGTTTTTCACTGCATATATTGTCGGCCATGCCCTCAGGGACAGGGGAAAGAAGGTTCGCCACATTCACATGTGGGACGACTACGACCGCTTTAGGAAGGTTCCCAAGAACGTTCCGAGCGAGTGGAAGGAATACCTCACCATGCCTGTCCGTGAGGTTCCAGATCCCTGGGGCTGCCACGATAGCTATGCCGAGCACTTTATGAGCCTCTTCGAGAAAGAAGTTGCCAAGCTTGGTATCGAGGTTGACTTCCTCTACGCGAGCGAGCTCTACAAGTCGGGGGAGTATGCAGAGGACATCAGGCTTGCCCTCGAGAAGCGCAACGAGATAAAGGCAATCCTCGACAAGTACCGCGAGAGGGCCAAGCAGCCGCCTCTCGAAGAGAGCTGGCAGCCTGTCATGGTTTACTGTCCCAAGTGCAGAAAGGAGGCTGAGTTCGTTTCCTGGGACGGCGAGTGGAAGGTGGCCTATAAGTGTCCCCACTGCGGAAGCGAGGGAGAAACAGACATCCGCGAAGGGAACGTCAAGCTCCGCTGGCGCGTTGACTGGCCGATGCGCTGGGCACACTTCAGTGTGGACTTCGAGCCCGCTGGCAAGGACCACCTCGCCGCCGGCAGTTCCTACGATACTGGCAGCGAGATAGTGGAGAAGGTCTTCGGAAAGCCCGCCCCGCTAACGCTCATGTACGAGTTCGTCGGCATAAAGGGAGAGAAGGGCAAGATGAGCGGAAGCAAGGGTAACGTGATCCTCCTCAGCGACCTCTACGAGGTTCTTGAGCCCGGTATAATTCGCTTCATCTACGCCAAGCACAGGCCCAACAAGGAGCTTAAGATAGACCTCGGCCTCGGTCTGCTCAACCTCTATGACGAGTTCGACAAGGTCGAGAGGATATACTTTGGTCTTGAGCACGCAAAGAACCCCGAGGAGGAAGAGGAGCTCAAGAGAACCTACGAGCTCTCGATGCCGAAGGTTCCGGAGAGACTCATCGCTCAGGCGCCTTTCAGGTTCCTGGTTACGCTCGTTCAGATGCCTCACCTCGACGAGGACGGCATAACTGAAGTCCTCAAGGAGCAGGGACACATACCCGGGGAGCTGAGCGAGGAGGACGTCGAGAGGATAAGGCTCCGCATTGAATTGGCCAGGAACTGGATCGAGAAGTACGCGCCGGACAACGTTAAGTTCAGCATCCTCGAAGAGCCGCCGAAGGTTGAGCTTACGCCCGAGATGAAGGAGGCCCTTGAAGAGGTGGCCAACTGGCTCGAGGCCAACGAAAGCTTCACCGTTGATGAGCTCAACAACATTATCTTCGACGCCGCCAAGAAGCGCAGCATTCCGAGCAAAGAGTGGTTCAGGGTGCTTTACAACCTCTTCATTGGCAAGGACAGGGGTCCAAGGCTGGCACCGTTCCTCGCTTCAATGAACAGGGAGTTCGTCATCAGGCGCCTCCGCCTGGAGGCCTGA
- a CDS encoding isoaspartyl peptidase/L-asparaginase family protein produces MVAIIVHGGAGTIRKEERIPKVIEGVRGAVLAGWRELKRGSALDAVEEALKALEDNPIFNAGTGSVLTLDGKVEMDAAIMRGKTLEAGAVAGIWGVKNPISVARKVMEKTDHVLLSGEGAVKFARLMGFEEYDPRTEERLKQWGELRKKLLETGEVKHWKKLSELIKEYPEVLRSTVGAVAFDGEEVVAGTSTGGVFLKMFGRVGDTPIIGGGTYANEVAGASCTGLGEVAIKLALAKSATDFVRLGMDAQAASEAAISLATRYFGPDTMGIIMVDSRGNIGFAKNTKHMSYAFMKEGMEEPHAGV; encoded by the coding sequence ATGGTCGCGATAATAGTTCACGGTGGTGCCGGCACCATAAGGAAGGAGGAGCGTATTCCAAAGGTTATTGAAGGCGTTAGGGGGGCTGTTCTCGCTGGTTGGCGCGAGCTGAAGAGGGGTTCGGCTTTGGATGCCGTTGAGGAGGCCCTCAAAGCCCTTGAGGATAACCCTATCTTCAACGCCGGAACTGGTTCCGTCCTGACCCTCGACGGCAAGGTCGAGATGGACGCGGCAATAATGCGCGGCAAAACCCTTGAAGCCGGTGCAGTTGCTGGGATATGGGGCGTTAAGAACCCAATAAGCGTTGCGAGGAAGGTAATGGAGAAGACCGACCACGTTCTCCTCAGCGGAGAGGGTGCCGTTAAGTTCGCCCGGTTGATGGGCTTCGAGGAGTATGACCCGAGGACTGAGGAGAGACTCAAGCAGTGGGGAGAGCTCAGGAAGAAGCTCCTTGAGACTGGGGAAGTGAAGCACTGGAAGAAGCTGAGTGAGCTGATTAAGGAGTATCCCGAAGTCCTGAGGAGCACGGTTGGTGCGGTTGCCTTCGACGGCGAGGAGGTTGTGGCCGGCACCTCAACCGGCGGCGTTTTCCTCAAGATGTTCGGCCGTGTTGGTGACACACCGATAATCGGAGGCGGAACCTACGCCAACGAAGTTGCCGGCGCTTCCTGTACTGGCCTCGGTGAGGTCGCTATAAAGCTGGCTCTGGCCAAGAGCGCGACCGACTTCGTCCGCTTGGGAATGGATGCTCAAGCTGCCAGCGAGGCCGCGATAAGCCTTGCCACGAGGTACTTTGGCCCCGATACCATGGGCATCATAATGGTTGATTCCCGCGGAAACATTGGCTTCGCCAAGAACACCAAACACATGAGCTACGCTTTCATGAAAGAAGGAATGGAAGAACCTCACGCAGGTGTCTGA
- a CDS encoding ribose-phosphate diphosphokinase, producing the protein MIVVGSGARHLEDEIRKLGGEVLDVEIKKFPDGEKYVRVLGSGDEVLVVQSTFKPQDENLIELLLIGDALRERGFEKLRALVPYLAYSRQDRVTKEGEPVSVRAIMRALGLYYDELYVFDLHNPETLRFFPGKAVNLSPARAIAEYFGEKLGEGIVLAPDKGARERARAVAEKLGLEYSHFEKRRISPTEVQMWPVDIDVKGKNVLIVDDIISTGGTMVRAANLLREMGAEKIFVAATHGVFAEGAIERVSRAVDELAVTNTIPTPVSRISIVPDVVKL; encoded by the coding sequence ATGATAGTGGTCGGAAGCGGTGCGAGGCACCTGGAGGACGAGATAAGGAAGCTCGGCGGTGAGGTTCTCGACGTCGAGATTAAGAAGTTCCCGGATGGGGAGAAGTACGTTCGCGTTCTTGGCTCGGGCGATGAGGTTCTTGTGGTTCAGTCAACCTTTAAGCCGCAGGATGAGAACCTCATCGAGCTGCTCCTCATAGGCGACGCCCTCCGCGAGAGGGGCTTTGAGAAGCTCAGGGCCCTCGTCCCCTACCTAGCCTATTCTAGGCAAGACAGGGTTACAAAGGAGGGCGAACCGGTAAGCGTTAGGGCTATCATGAGAGCGCTTGGCCTCTACTATGACGAGCTTTACGTCTTTGATCTGCACAATCCGGAAACTCTCAGGTTCTTCCCCGGTAAGGCGGTGAACCTCTCGCCGGCGAGGGCGATAGCTGAGTACTTCGGCGAGAAACTTGGCGAGGGCATAGTCCTTGCCCCAGACAAAGGCGCCCGGGAGAGGGCTAGAGCAGTTGCCGAGAAGCTTGGACTTGAGTACAGCCACTTCGAGAAGAGGAGGATTTCCCCAACTGAGGTTCAGATGTGGCCAGTCGATATCGACGTGAAAGGCAAAAACGTGCTTATAGTGGACGACATCATAAGCACGGGTGGCACGATGGTTAGAGCCGCGAACCTGCTCAGGGAGATGGGTGCCGAGAAGATATTCGTGGCGGCAACGCACGGCGTCTTCGCTGAGGGTGCAATAGAGCGCGTCAGCAGGGCCGTGGATGAGCTCGCCGTAACCAACACAATACCGACGCCGGTTTCGAGGATAAGCATAGTGCCCGATGTAGTGAAGCTCTGA
- a CDS encoding phosphate uptake regulator PhoU: protein MEFRKIQFTGRSSYIISLPKKWVTEHNLKQGDVVPLAINPDGSITIFPKELREVSEKKILSLSKEYSPDMAVRLVISAYIQGYDVLEIHFAEEMPIYKVKIRKVLQSLPGVEIILDEPQRMVAKSLLDEEEVNLAELLTRIRSLIISMLGDLELLISSPGEEEILRDINDLENELDRFYFLIIRAVNRLLTKRGVTEESGIIKRTFDLLGILFIVRNIERIGDHIMRIAENPGDINIPYLKEKFEGMMAQIEERDLGKIDRLMLELKEEIRSIDYRSSIALESYRRILEYLENIGETIINMALS, encoded by the coding sequence ATGGAGTTCAGGAAGATTCAATTTACCGGCAGGAGCTCCTACATAATTTCTCTACCCAAGAAATGGGTTACGGAGCACAACCTGAAGCAGGGCGACGTCGTTCCTCTCGCTATAAATCCCGACGGAAGCATAACGATTTTTCCGAAGGAGCTCAGAGAGGTAAGCGAGAAGAAAATCCTGAGTCTCTCTAAAGAGTATTCCCCTGACATGGCCGTCCGACTGGTCATCTCGGCTTACATTCAGGGTTACGATGTCCTTGAGATTCACTTTGCGGAGGAAATGCCCATTTACAAGGTAAAGATAAGGAAGGTTCTTCAGAGCCTCCCTGGGGTTGAGATAATCCTTGACGAGCCCCAGAGGATGGTCGCAAAGAGCCTGCTCGATGAGGAGGAGGTGAACCTCGCGGAGCTGCTCACCAGGATTCGTTCCCTCATAATTTCGATGCTCGGTGACCTGGAGCTGCTTATCTCCTCCCCGGGTGAAGAAGAAATCCTGCGCGATATAAACGACCTTGAGAACGAACTTGACAGATTTTACTTCCTCATAATACGCGCGGTGAACAGGCTCCTCACAAAGCGCGGCGTCACCGAGGAGAGCGGCATAATAAAGCGCACTTTCGATTTGCTGGGTATACTCTTCATAGTCCGCAATATCGAACGCATAGGGGACCACATAATGCGCATAGCGGAGAACCCCGGTGATATCAACATCCCGTATCTGAAGGAGAAATTCGAGGGAATGATGGCACAGATAGAGGAGCGTGATCTGGGCAAGATAGACAGGCTGATGCTCGAGCTCAAGGAGGAAATACGCTCCATTGACTACCGCAGCTCAATAGCCCTCGAGAGCTACCGCAGGATTCTGGAGTACCTGGAGAACATAGGTGAAACCATAATCAACATGGCGCTGAGCTGA
- a CDS encoding radical SAM protein: protein MLIRVSYGTAIAMGLIKAKMLARPTTAYLMTHYDGRCRNNCAFCPQARGSRADLSRLSRVTWPAFEVERVVQKLPDGNFARICLQTVDYPGLVDDVLELLELLRPLGLPVSVSITPVNRETLEEFKALGVDYIGVGLDVASERLYPEIKDSLYSWDDMWRFTGDVIDVFGDGRALVHIIIGLGETDREVLETIERAYSMGAEVSLFAFTPIKGTRLENARPPSLKRYRRIQVAHYLIKEGVAKTEDFEFDENDFLAGFGLSKEELVNIIPSEVFTTHGCPGCNRPYYNERPKKEPYNFPVRPEKEYVKRVLDSIL, encoded by the coding sequence GTGCTGATAAGGGTCTCCTACGGAACGGCTATAGCGATGGGTCTGATCAAGGCCAAGATGCTCGCCAGACCGACCACCGCTTACCTCATGACACATTACGATGGCCGCTGCAGGAACAACTGCGCTTTCTGCCCTCAGGCAAGGGGGAGCAGAGCGGATTTAAGCAGACTTTCCCGTGTGACGTGGCCTGCCTTCGAGGTTGAGAGGGTCGTGCAGAAGCTTCCCGATGGAAACTTTGCCAGAATTTGCCTTCAGACGGTCGATTATCCAGGGCTAGTGGACGATGTTCTCGAACTCCTCGAGCTTCTCCGGCCTTTAGGTTTGCCTGTTTCCGTCTCTATAACACCAGTGAATAGGGAAACTCTGGAAGAGTTTAAAGCCCTCGGCGTTGACTACATCGGTGTTGGCCTTGACGTGGCAAGTGAGAGGCTCTATCCAGAAATTAAGGACTCACTCTACTCATGGGATGATATGTGGCGCTTCACGGGAGATGTGATAGATGTCTTCGGTGATGGAAGGGCCCTTGTTCACATCATCATAGGCCTTGGAGAGACCGACAGAGAGGTGCTTGAAACCATAGAAAGGGCTTACTCCATGGGCGCTGAAGTTTCTCTCTTCGCATTCACGCCGATCAAAGGCACACGCCTCGAAAACGCCAGGCCACCAAGCCTCAAGAGATACAGGAGGATTCAAGTAGCTCACTACCTCATCAAAGAAGGCGTAGCCAAGACTGAAGATTTTGAGTTCGACGAAAACGACTTCCTTGCAGGTTTTGGCCTTTCGAAGGAGGAGCTGGTAAATATCATCCCGTCTGAAGTCTTTACCACCCACGGCTGTCCCGGCTGCAACAGGCCCTACTACAACGAGAGGCCTAAGAAGGAGCCCTACAACTTCCCAGTAAGGCCAGAAAAAGAGTACGTAAAAAGAGTCCTCGACTCTATCCTTTAA
- a CDS encoding MFS transporter gives MLGEYTRDAKVLILANAAGQLFLQFSIFIMPFYLTALGYDMAQMGTFFSIQTLVGGLFFLIAGQISLRMGYKKTLILSALLGLTGRLLQVLAINDYVLALGFFLVGANMGLRQPNFSALLSEEVKEEQRHHAFSISFGLGTLFNALGVLIAGFAPEFFISLGLTESLAYRLVVSLALLQFVLVIPALLIISDVPVKNPKIDWNSELIIKILKFSLPSALIGLGAGITIPYMSLYFKLQFGQTLAAISGIFFFQQLAMGLGSFGLPRLVERIGPVKVITSFQSFAAFLFLIFPSIETFLLAAALYILRSILMNIVWPINDSFMMGFFSTEEKATAAGIRRAFSTFMRGAGNYIGGLLFGMSLSYPFYTTAFLYIVATVIFYAFFIKHNK, from the coding sequence ATGCTTGGAGAGTACACCAGGGACGCCAAGGTGCTCATACTCGCGAATGCCGCTGGACAGCTCTTCCTCCAGTTCTCGATATTCATAATGCCGTTTTACCTGACCGCCCTCGGCTACGACATGGCCCAAATGGGAACGTTCTTTTCAATTCAGACTCTCGTTGGGGGCCTCTTCTTCCTCATAGCGGGCCAGATTTCGTTAAGGATGGGATACAAGAAAACCCTCATACTAAGCGCTCTCTTAGGACTGACTGGAAGACTCCTGCAGGTGCTCGCAATTAACGATTACGTCCTTGCCCTCGGCTTCTTCCTGGTGGGCGCAAATATGGGGCTCAGACAGCCCAACTTCTCGGCACTCCTCAGTGAGGAGGTGAAGGAAGAGCAGAGGCACCATGCCTTCTCGATAAGCTTTGGGCTGGGAACACTGTTCAACGCCCTTGGAGTCCTCATAGCGGGCTTTGCCCCCGAGTTTTTCATAAGCCTTGGACTGACGGAGAGCCTAGCCTACAGGCTTGTCGTTTCGCTCGCGCTCCTTCAGTTCGTCCTGGTTATCCCTGCGCTCCTCATAATCAGCGACGTCCCAGTTAAGAACCCGAAGATAGACTGGAACAGCGAGCTGATAATCAAGATACTCAAGTTCTCCCTGCCGAGCGCACTAATAGGCCTCGGCGCGGGGATAACAATACCCTACATGAGCCTCTACTTCAAGCTCCAGTTCGGACAAACGCTCGCCGCGATAAGCGGCATCTTCTTCTTTCAGCAGCTCGCGATGGGTCTCGGCTCCTTCGGGCTGCCGAGGCTTGTCGAAAGGATAGGGCCCGTTAAGGTCATAACGTCCTTCCAAAGCTTTGCAGCCTTTCTCTTCCTGATATTCCCATCGATAGAGACGTTTTTACTGGCGGCGGCGCTCTACATACTCCGCTCCATACTCATGAACATAGTCTGGCCCATAAACGACTCCTTCATGATGGGCTTCTTCAGTACTGAGGAGAAGGCGACCGCAGCCGGAATAAGAAGGGCCTTCTCAACCTTCATGCGTGGCGCTGGAAACTATATAGGCGGCCTCCTCTTCGGCATGTCCTTGAGCTATCCATTTTACACAACGGCATTCCTCTACATAGTAGCGACGGTGATTTTCTACGCCTTTTTCATAAAACACAATAAGTGA
- a CDS encoding DUF366 family protein, whose amino-acid sequence MELLIVKDRRIDYDGSAIGSHWAYRNFGILGNSLVVFRGKCDVKVEEMIDIEDLRQNKEIKSDDMVHYIIEVFDFPNVLLASALQKLFIAKLCEVLGDYGIKTVRKGDDIYVNGRKLSISIATVSPVSIKVHIGINVEAKGIPEGVEAIGLKELGIEDIDGFMEKTGKALVEEFKKVKKDSLKVRWAS is encoded by the coding sequence ATGGAGTTACTCATAGTTAAGGATAGGCGCATAGACTATGATGGTTCAGCCATCGGAAGCCACTGGGCTTACAGGAACTTTGGAATACTTGGCAATTCACTCGTCGTCTTCCGCGGTAAGTGTGATGTGAAAGTGGAAGAGATGATTGACATCGAGGATCTGAGGCAGAACAAGGAGATAAAGAGCGACGATATGGTGCACTACATCATCGAGGTCTTCGACTTTCCCAATGTCTTGCTTGCCTCGGCCCTTCAGAAGCTTTTCATAGCCAAACTCTGTGAAGTTCTTGGTGATTACGGCATCAAAACCGTCAGGAAGGGCGACGACATCTACGTTAACGGAAGGAAACTCAGCATATCAATAGCGACCGTTTCACCTGTCAGCATCAAGGTCCACATAGGCATTAACGTCGAGGCAAAGGGAATTCCCGAGGGCGTTGAGGCCATTGGCCTTAAAGAACTCGGCATCGAGGACATCGACGGCTTCATGGAGAAAACCGGAAAGGCCCTCGTCGAGGAGTTCAAAAAGGTGAAGAAGGACAGTCTGAAGGTCAGGTGGGCGAGCTAA
- a CDS encoding PhoI: MELELERMQVFFPASLEIQEELLKAGFKVPYDKETGRKTPVPVVVSSREGRKLRKDRLLKASDFEEDGKFAFVPGGRALVDVEATDRGFLILKPKAIEYHLEDMNFVSIPPRVWGTWASFSLPFSAYEALMDFLEEFRGEEPKGFYLASKGSGRRIEVYAYKGRSRKDLGIPVFGYALGLHGLTLVEEYLKEKAEENDIPGERLRYLKLGLRKRKETKAGLKVGIVWEDGKPVEITMKLSTTAPRVRIQGLYGELVGKSRGELVKTDEWYFVVHASDLYWGLRRVRSAFGS, from the coding sequence ATGGAGTTAGAGCTCGAGAGGATGCAGGTATTCTTTCCGGCGTCGCTGGAGATACAGGAGGAGCTCCTTAAGGCGGGCTTTAAGGTACCCTACGACAAGGAAACGGGGAGAAAAACACCAGTCCCCGTTGTTGTCAGCTCAAGAGAGGGAAGAAAGCTTAGAAAGGACAGGCTGCTCAAAGCCAGTGACTTCGAAGAGGATGGTAAATTCGCATTTGTGCCCGGAGGAAGGGCACTGGTCGATGTTGAGGCAACAGACAGGGGATTCCTAATACTGAAGCCAAAAGCCATAGAATACCATCTGGAGGACATGAACTTTGTCTCAATACCTCCTAGAGTATGGGGAACATGGGCAAGCTTTTCTCTTCCATTCTCAGCCTATGAGGCGCTCATGGATTTTCTGGAGGAGTTCAGGGGTGAGGAGCCGAAGGGATTCTACTTGGCATCAAAGGGTTCGGGGAGGCGAATAGAGGTCTACGCGTACAAGGGCAGGAGCAGGAAGGATTTAGGCATACCCGTCTTCGGCTACGCGCTCGGCCTCCATGGGCTAACTTTAGTCGAAGAATACCTCAAAGAAAAAGCCGAGGAGAACGACATCCCGGGGGAGAGACTGCGCTATCTGAAGCTCGGCCTCAGGAAAAGGAAGGAAACAAAAGCCGGACTAAAGGTTGGAATAGTCTGGGAGGATGGGAAGCCGGTAGAGATAACGATGAAGCTCTCCACGACTGCACCCAGAGTCCGGATTCAGGGACTTTACGGCGAACTGGTGGGAAAATCAAGGGGAGAGCTCGTTAAAACTGATGAGTGGTACTTTGTGGTGCACGCGAGCGACCTATACTGGGGTCTCAGAAGAGTCCGCTCGGCTTTCGGCAGCTAG
- a CDS encoding MFS transporter, which produces MGKWDIWFLHASTFFFFLGMAVVNPLISPLAMTLGADPFVVGMIAAIASIVALVFKPLGGVLGDRGLRFQMMALGSFFGALAGGLYVVSILTDNLTAFAVGRAVHGFGMALFFPSSLSSAIDLAPEGRIGETLGWRGMMFSFGNLMGPAIGGFVADLLGFQAAFLLTVLLSIAAIGFVLLAYSRVKGRVELRHHERHEKPQYRALLKSFFVAASLALFFMAVAYGGMSTFLPALYKSLGLGTSVFGLYASVMGGTSLLTRVLGGKEADRRGPLPVATVGLSGVLIAYILLAIYTEPPWAYASAAILGAGFGLAVPSLQMMALANLPKRIRTFGSSVYTMFFDLGYLTGPIILGYVAQLKGYAAVFPLLPIIMALSLLIAQLPRFLKDGKNSTGG; this is translated from the coding sequence ATGGGAAAGTGGGATATCTGGTTCCTCCACGCTTCAACGTTTTTCTTCTTCCTTGGAATGGCAGTAGTCAATCCTTTAATCTCCCCCCTAGCTATGACCCTCGGTGCCGATCCGTTCGTCGTCGGAATGATTGCGGCGATAGCCTCGATCGTGGCGTTGGTCTTCAAGCCCTTGGGGGGAGTCCTCGGCGACAGGGGCCTGCGTTTTCAGATGATGGCTCTTGGCTCTTTCTTTGGTGCCCTTGCGGGTGGTCTCTACGTTGTCTCGATCCTAACTGACAATCTGACGGCCTTTGCCGTTGGCAGGGCAGTTCATGGCTTCGGAATGGCTCTGTTCTTTCCATCCTCTCTCTCCTCCGCTATAGACCTCGCCCCAGAGGGGAGGATCGGAGAGACCCTTGGATGGCGTGGGATGATGTTCTCCTTTGGCAACCTTATGGGGCCAGCCATAGGCGGCTTCGTGGCAGATTTGCTCGGCTTTCAGGCGGCTTTCCTGCTCACAGTGCTGCTTTCGATAGCGGCTATAGGCTTCGTTCTCTTAGCGTACTCTAGGGTCAAAGGTAGGGTTGAACTCCGGCACCATGAGAGGCACGAAAAGCCGCAGTACAGGGCTCTGCTTAAGTCATTCTTCGTGGCTGCTTCGCTCGCCCTATTTTTCATGGCAGTTGCCTACGGTGGGATGAGCACTTTCCTTCCGGCCCTCTATAAGTCTCTCGGCCTTGGAACGAGCGTCTTCGGCCTCTACGCTAGCGTGATGGGCGGGACCAGTCTTTTGACGAGGGTACTCGGTGGAAAGGAGGCTGACAGGAGGGGCCCCCTGCCGGTGGCAACGGTCGGCCTGAGCGGTGTTCTGATAGCCTATATTCTACTGGCCATCTACACCGAGCCACCTTGGGCTTACGCCAGCGCCGCCATACTTGGAGCCGGCTTCGGTTTGGCAGTTCCATCCCTACAGATGATGGCGTTGGCGAATCTGCCAAAAAGGATAAGAACCTTTGGTTCCAGTGTCTATACGATGTTCTTCGACCTTGGCTACCTGACTGGGCCAATAATCCTTGGATACGTCGCCCAGCTCAAGGGCTACGCCGCTGTGTTTCCGCTCCTGCCCATCATAATGGCGCTGTCCCTTCTCATTGCCCAGCTGCCAAGGTTTTTAAAAGACGGTAAAAACTCCACAGGGGGATGA